DNA sequence from the Caminibacter pacificus genome:
CTTTTTATTTAAAAACGGGCTTATTATCGAAAGCTTGGTATATATCACATTAAACGTAATCGGTTCTATAGTTCTTGCCGCTGCGGGATTTAAAGCGGTTAGCGCTATTTATGGATAATTTCAAAAACTTTCTCTTGCTCCTTTGGGGAGCATTTTTTGTTTTTATTATTTTTCAGATAATCTCTCATTTCAGATATTTACAAAAACTAAAAAAACTAAAATCGACTCCATTGCCCCAAAATCTAAAAAAATATATCGAAAATCTACCTCAATACCAAAAACTAAACGAAAAACAAAAAAGAATTTTAGAATATAAAATTCAAAGATTTTTGCTTGAGAAAAATTTCATACCCGTAAATATAAACCTCAACGACGAAATAAAAACTTTAATAGCATTTTATGCATGTCTGCCGAGTATTGCATATATTGATTTTTGTTACCCTAATCTAAAAAATATATACATCTACCCCCACCCGGTAATCCTAAAAAATCTCCAAAATGGCTATGTGGTACAAGAAGAAGAAATCATAGAAGGTGAAGCAACCGGCGAAAACGTTATAATTGCTTGGGATGAAGCAAAAAAAGAGATTCATCACCCAAATTTCAGAAATGTAATTATCCACGAATTCGCTCATCAGCTTGACGCCGCAGACGGAGTAATTGATGGAATACCACCGATTGAAACATCCAAATACAACGAATGGGTCAAAATAATGTTCGGAGAATATAAAAAATTCAAACAAAAAACGTTAAAAAATAGATTTTTAGGCAAATTTTCTCTAATTGACAAATACGCGGCCACAAACGAGGCCGAATTTTTCGCAGTAATGAGTGAGTACTACTTTATGAAACCTCAGATTTTAAAAAAGCATTTTCCGGATATTTATAAAGAATTAAAAAATTTTTATAAAATCGAATTCATATAAAATAACCGATATTTTCCAAGAAAATAAAAACTGCCATTGCCATTGTAAAGTATGCAAATATTTTCCTTAACTTTTCTTGATTGAGATGTTCTCCTATGTACGCACCGATAAACCCTCCAAACACTCCTCCAAGCACGAAAATCGCACTAATCAAAAAATCGATTTCTCTTTTTTCAACTATATAACTCGTCATACCGAATAATCCGTACATAAAAATAATAAATAAAGACGTCCCAACTGCCTCTTTCATAGACAAATTTACTCCCAAATAAAGAGCCGGCACAAGCAAAAAACCACCTCCAACACCGAAAAGTCCGCTCAAAAACCCTACTATAAACCCGAAAAACAATATCTTTAGAATATTTTGTGTATCACTTTTAACATTTTCGATATTTCTTTTTTTTAGCATTCTAAAACCGATATAAAACATCAAAAAAGAAAACATTATAAGCAATAGATGTCCGTTGAGTTTTTTATTTATTAATGAGCCCAAAAAAGTACTTAGAATTCCTGGTGCCGCCATTAAAAACGCCACTTTAAATCTGACTAAATTTTGTTTCATATACGTAATTGACGATATCAATGAAGTAGCCCCTACGGCAATCAAAGAAGTCACAATCGCCAAATGAATATTTATCCCTACCAAATATACAAGCAAAGGCACGGCCAAAATCGAACCTCCTCCGCCTGTCAAACCTAAAGCAAGACCGGATAACAATCCGCTTATCAATGTAAAAACATACGTATGCATTACTGAGTCTTTAAGGTTTTACCGCATCGGCAAAAGCCGCAATACCACCCTCAAGAGATTTGGCACTCTCTATACCCAAAAGATGCAAAAACGCCGTAGCAACAATAGTTCTTGCTCCGCTGTGACAACTAATAATAAGCTCATACCCTTTGTCTTGATACTCAAGTAGTTTTTTAATATTCTCTTCTTCAAAAAGTTTATTTAAAGGAATATTGATACTATCTTTGTATGTATAACCCACAAGCTGAGTCTCAAATTCCGTTCTTATATCCACAATTAAAATTTTTTCATTATTTTTTATCTTTTCAAGTACTTTATCAACACTTATCCTACAAGGCTTTTGCTTTAAAAAATCTTGATCGAAATGCTTAAAATGTTCATTTATCGTATTTAATAATTCTATATTTATACGATTCATTATCACTCCTATTTTTTTGAAGAGCATTTTATTTAATCAGTTTAGTTTTACAAAATTAAATATTTTAAATAAAATAATTAATATTTTTAATAAGGAACACCATGACTTTAAAAGAAATTGAAATATTCCTCATGCTTGCAAAAACACAAAACGTTACAAAAACAGCACAAATACTAAACCTTTCGCAAAGCGCAGTTTCACTTGCTATTAAATCTTTAGAAAACAAACTAAACACTAAACTTTTCAACAGAATCGGCAAAAAACTTATATTAAACGAAAACGGCAAACTTTTCAAAGAAAAAACAGAAAAAGCCTATTTTGAAATTATAAGCGCTGAAAATTTATTTAAGACGAAAAATTTAAGCGGTGAGCTTATTTTTAGTGCGAGTAAAACGATAAATAATTTCCTTTTACCTCCAATTTACTTAAAATTTATCCACAAATATCCAAATATTAAACTAAATAAAAACTCGAAAAACTCTAAACAAATAATAGAGGAATTACTACAAGGAAAAATCGACTTCGGATTCATCGAAACGGAATTCGACCATCAAGATATCATAAAAGAAGAACTAAAAAAAGATAATCTTATAGTAGTCAGCTCGGATAAAAACCTAACAAAAAAAGAATATTTTATAGACGAGCTTTTAAATAAACTGTGGATATTAAGAGAAAAAGGCTCGGGTACAAGAGATATGTTTTTAGCAGGAATAGAAGATATAAAAATAGACAAATTTATAGAAAGCGATGATGTTTGCGAAATAAAAAACCTACTCCTATCACCAAACACGATAACCTGCATTTCAGAACTCGCAGTTAAAAACGAAATTAAAAATAAAACGTTATATAAAATAGACGTAAAAAATATAAATTTCCAAAGAAAATTTTATCTTATCTATCATAAAAACAAAGAAATAACTCCTATTTTCAGTACCTTTATCGAGTTTATAAGAAAAAATATAAAAAACTCATAATTTTTTCTATTTTTTCCCAAAAAGTATTGACATTAAAAAAGTTTTTCTCTATAATTTCAATCCACAACGACAAGTTGTGAAACAAAGAGCTGACCCGTTAGCTCAGTCGGTAGAGCATCTGCCTTTTAAGCAGAGGGCCGCTGGTTCGAATCCAGCACGGGTCACCATTTATGTCCCCATCGTCTAGTGGTCTAGGATACCGCCCTTTCACGGCGGCGACACGGGTTCGAATCCCGTTGGGGATGCCACCTCTTAATAAAAAATCCCATTTGATAAATTGATGTTGGTCGCTTAGCTCAGCTGGGAGAGCACCAGCCTTACAAGCTGGGGGTCGCAGGTTCGAGCCCTGCAGCGACCACCATGCGGAGCCGTAGTTTAGCTGGTTAGAATGCCGGCCTGTCACGCCGGAGGTCGCGGGTTCGAGTCCCGTCGGCTCCGCCATTACTTCAAAAACTCCGTAATTTCGTATCTTTAAAAAATCAACGAGGTAAGTGTCAGTCGTTTTTTAGTTCATTTTCTACAAACTTACAATTAAATTCATAATCAAATTAATCATTAATTATTTTTCATTTGGATGTGATTGCGCAATTGTAAAGTCAAACTTATTAATGTTGCAAATTTATTTCCATCATATTGATATCATATATTTTTAAACTGCACTGACACAAATCAAAACTCTCAAAAAGTATTTTCTCTTTAAAAATTGTATTCTCGGCAATGTCAAAAAATTCAACATTTCCTTCCAAGTTATAATCAAGTTATAATCCCGTAAATTCATACTTTTGATAAAATCTTTTGTTCTGTATTATCTTTTCTTTAAATCTTTCGTTAAAGCATCACAAATTTTTACAAAAAAAGTTTTCATTTTTTATTCCTGTAAAAATTAAATTAATTTCTATTTCTTTATTTTCTGTTGTTTCACTTCCGAATATAATATCAGCGTCTTTGTCTGAAATTTCATAAATAAAATCCATAAACTTTTCAATTTCACTTAGAGGTAAATCATAGCTTATTTTAAATTTCACGATTACACCTTTTGGATTAAACCTGGAATTTTTAATCTTTTCTATACACTCATCCATTTGAGTGCATTTTATGGTTTTAACAAACGCAAACCCTTCATGAGAAAACACTACATCCAAATCATTTGTATCGATATTTATATCGTTATCGTTTTTAATATTTATTATTTCACTTATTTTCATATCGCCTCCTTAAACTCTTCAAAAAATTTTTCAATCACTTTATAATCTTTTTCATTAATATTTGAATTTGCAAAACCTTTTGCTTCGACAATAAATTTTTTTTGCTTATCGAAATTAACAGCATATTTTAATTTTCTTCCTTTAAACACACCAAAAATTAAATATCTTTTATTATGAACATTTGTATACATTGATAGACAGTTTCTCAATTCATTACCGTAATTTTTTAGTTCAATTGAATTTTTGGGGAGTTTGAAAACAAATTTATCAAATTTGAATTTCACAGGTATGGAATATTCATATTCACAATAATCAATTGTATTCATTAACGTATCTTCAATACTTTTAAAATAACGCTTTATCGGATGGTTTAAAAATGTAGCAATATAAAACATGAAAATGTTATATTCAAAAGCCTTTTTCAAAAACTTCACAATTTCTTTTTGTTCAAATCTCCTTAAAAAATTTATAAATTTCTCAATACTTTCTATATCAATACTAACAACTCCGTCATACTCACAAGAAAGAGATATTAATTCTCTTTGATAATTAATATCATCAACCGCCCTTAAAATCAATATATCAATTATAGGATTGTAAGCAAGATGATAAAGCTGTTTTTTATACTTTTCATAAATTGCTTTTTTAACTGATTTAGAAGAGTCTTTAAGAAGTTTTTCAAAAAATTCTTCTACCGAAATATCCTCATCATATACACTCCACAATAAAACTTCAGGATCTTTAACTTTTATAATTTCTAAAACTCTTCTACTCTCAAGCTGTTTTAATAACTTAAAAACTCTTTTTCTCTCATTCCACAACCCTAAAAATTTCAAATATTTTTCAACAATAGTGGCAATTTCATCATAATAAAAATCAAACTTTTCTCTAAACTTTTGGCTTAATTTGATTTCTTTATTTATTAAAATTGCTAATCTTTCTTTTTTAAACATAATTTTTTCATTAAAAACAGGATATTCAATAAAACACTCGATTCCATAATTTGATTCTTTTAGTTCGTATAATTTAGGGTTGAGTTTCTTAACGTCTTCATAAGTATAAAACTTCTGATTACCGCATTTTGGACATCTATTTTTATCGACAAATTTGTTACCACACTCGCAAAAGTAGTGATTTTCGATTTCAGCAGGAGATTTTGGAAGAGTTAAATCGAAAGATTTCATTATTCCCCCTTTTTTGAGGGAATAATACGCTTTTTATTGCTCTATTGTGACGAGTTTAATAATCTTTTCTATAATATTATTTTCACCATTTTTTAAAACTTCCAAAGCAAGCTCTTTAAAAGCATATTTAGATACAAAGTTATAAGGCCATTCAGGACAAATTAATTTATTGTTTTTTTTATTTTCAATACATAATTTATCTATATATTTAGAATTTTCATTTTTTTCAATTATAATATTTAAATCAGGAATATTTTTTAGTTTATCTAAGACTTTATAGTTAATTTCATCAATTATTTTAGCTAAGACTTCACCAAGTTTCTCTTCTTCAATAATTTTTTGACATTCTTCATCATTTTTTACATATTTCTCAAATTCATTTTTATTTTCAATAAGAGTTATTAAAACTTCTCTATGTTCTTCTTTTAATAAATAATCTTTCAAGTTCATAATATTTTCCTCCTCACCCAAAATTTTTTTTACAACTTTAATATATTGTTTTATAGCCTCACTGAGGTTTGTAATGTTTTCAACTTCTTTTAAATTTTCCTGCATCCATTTAAATATTTCATCATAAGAGATGCATTTTATTTTGGCTTTTATTTCACCATTATTTTCCAAATAACCGTTTTTAATTTCATAATTATCCAAACTGTATTTTGAAGGGAAACTTTTATTTTTTGTAAGGTATAAAACAAAAATATCTTCCGGTTTCAAACTATCCTCGTTTTCTTTATATAAACATTCAACATATTTAAAAATTTGAGCCTCCTGATCTCCAGCTCCAATCTTGTTTTCCAAAATAATATGTTTTTTACCGTTTGTCATATAGATATCAATTCTTCCCTGTCCCTTGTCAACACAATTTCTTACAAATCTTTCCGTAATAACATTCCAATTATCAATATTAAACGGTATATCCAACGTTCTAAAAAAATTCTCTAAAAAAATTTTTCCCTGATAATGACTGCCGTCAGGATTTAAAAATTCGGCAATTATCTTTGAATGTGTGTTTTCATCATCAAACCCTTTTAAAAGTTCAATATA
Encoded proteins:
- a CDS encoding PD-(D/E)XK nuclease family protein, yielding MSDIKEICDFLKKYRQVKNKKLEEVCHLLKKFKKQKEEMKLRGFNDFNYIELLKGFDDENTHSKIIAEFLNPDGSHYQGKIFLENFFRTLDIPFNIDNWNVITERFVRNCVDKGQGRIDIYMTNGKKHIILENKIGAGDQEAQIFKYVECLYKENEDSLKPEDIFVLYLTKNKSFPSKYSLDNYEIKNGYLENNGEIKAKIKCISYDEIFKWMQENLKEVENITNLSEAIKQYIKVVKKILGEEENIMNLKDYLLKEEHREVLITLIENKNEFEKYVKNDEECQKIIEEEKLGEVLAKIIDEINYKVLDKLKNIPDLNIIIEKNENSKYIDKLCIENKKNNKLICPEWPYNFVSKYAFKELALEVLKNGENNIIEKIIKLVTIEQ
- a CDS encoding PcfJ domain-containing protein, which translates into the protein MKSFDLTLPKSPAEIENHYFCECGNKFVDKNRCPKCGNQKFYTYEDVKKLNPKLYELKESNYGIECFIEYPVFNEKIMFKKERLAILINKEIKLSQKFREKFDFYYDEIATIVEKYLKFLGLWNERKRVFKLLKQLESRRVLEIIKVKDPEVLLWSVYDEDISVEEFFEKLLKDSSKSVKKAIYEKYKKQLYHLAYNPIIDILILRAVDDINYQRELISLSCEYDGVVSIDIESIEKFINFLRRFEQKEIVKFLKKAFEYNIFMFYIATFLNHPIKRYFKSIEDTLMNTIDYCEYEYSIPVKFKFDKFVFKLPKNSIELKNYGNELRNCLSMYTNVHNKRYLIFGVFKGRKLKYAVNFDKQKKFIVEAKGFANSNINEKDYKVIEKFFEEFKEAI
- a CDS encoding sulfite exporter TauE/SafE family protein encodes the protein MHTYVFTLISGLLSGLALGLTGGGGSILAVPLLVYLVGINIHLAIVTSLIAVGATSLISSITYMKQNLVRFKVAFLMAAPGILSTFLGSLINKKLNGHLLLIMFSFLMFYIGFRMLKKRNIENVKSDTQNILKILFFGFIVGFLSGLFGVGGGFLLVPALYLGVNLSMKEAVGTSLFIIFMYGLFGMTSYIVEKREIDFLISAIFVLGGVFGGFIGAYIGEHLNQEKLRKIFAYFTMAMAVFIFLENIGYFI
- a CDS encoding zinc-dependent peptidase, which gives rise to MDNFKNFLLLLWGAFFVFIIFQIISHFRYLQKLKKLKSTPLPQNLKKYIENLPQYQKLNEKQKRILEYKIQRFLLEKNFIPVNINLNDEIKTLIAFYACLPSIAYIDFCYPNLKNIYIYPHPVILKNLQNGYVVQEEEIIEGEATGENVIIAWDEAKKEIHHPNFRNVIIHEFAHQLDAADGVIDGIPPIETSKYNEWVKIMFGEYKKFKQKTLKNRFLGKFSLIDKYAATNEAEFFAVMSEYYFMKPQILKKHFPDIYKELKNFYKIEFI
- a CDS encoding rhodanese-like domain-containing protein: MNRINIELLNTINEHFKHFDQDFLKQKPCRISVDKVLEKIKNNEKILIVDIRTEFETQLVGYTYKDSINIPLNKLFEEENIKKLLEYQDKGYELIISCHSGARTIVATAFLHLLGIESAKSLEGGIAAFADAVKP
- a CDS encoding LysR substrate-binding domain-containing protein, which encodes MTLKEIEIFLMLAKTQNVTKTAQILNLSQSAVSLAIKSLENKLNTKLFNRIGKKLILNENGKLFKEKTEKAYFEIISAENLFKTKNLSGELIFSASKTINNFLLPPIYLKFIHKYPNIKLNKNSKNSKQIIEELLQGKIDFGFIETEFDHQDIIKEELKKDNLIVVSSDKNLTKKEYFIDELLNKLWILREKGSGTRDMFLAGIEDIKIDKFIESDDVCEIKNLLLSPNTITCISELAVKNEIKNKTLYKIDVKNINFQRKFYLIYHKNKEITPIFSTFIEFIRKNIKNS